The segment CGGCGGGCAGCGCGAGCCTCGAGCAGCTCGTTACGGCGCGCCCGGAATCGCCGGTTCAGGTCGGCGACGAACGCCACCGCCTCGTCGGACAGGATCTCGGTCATCGTTGACGGTTCCTCTCGGTGTGGTTACTCCCCCGTACCGTAATCGAGCATTATTCATGGTCTCTGCCTCCGGTCTACCACCTGGAGACTGTGGCTTTCTTCTCTATCTATGTCTCTGTTCTACGTCGCCTGCATGAGGCGCCGGTGTGCCCGCCGGGCCTCCGCGGTGAGCACGTCGGCGTCGGCATGCACCAGCTCGCCGCGCTCGACCACCGGCCGGCCGCCGACCAGCGCCAGCTCGACCCGGGCCGGTGGGCCGAAGACCAGAGCGGCGACCTTGTCGTCGATGCCGTCGTGACCGAGCCCGTCCAGCCGCCACAGCACCAGGTCGGCCAGCTTGCCCACCTCGAGCGAGCCGAGATCGTCCTGCCGCCCCAGGCAGCGGGCCCCACCGATGGTGCCGAGCCGCAGCGCCGCACGGGCGTCCATCGCCTTCGGGCCACCGCGCAAGCGCGCGGTGTAGAGCGCCTGCCGCAGCTCAGCACCGAGATGCGAGACCTCCTGCGAGGCCGACCCATCGACACCGAGACCGACGGGTACGCCGTGATCGAGCAATTCCCGCACCCGGGCGACCCCGGCCCCGAGCCGCGCGTTCGAGCTCGGACAGTGCGCGACGCCGGTGCCGGTCGCGCCGAGCCGCGCGATCGCCGAGTCGTCCAGGTGCACACCGTGCGCCAGCCAGACGTCGTCGCCCAGCCAGCCGACGCGCTCCGCATACTCCACCGGCGTGCAGCCGAACTGCTTGCGGCAGAACTCCTCCTCGTCGTCGGTCTCGGCGAGGTGGGTGTGCAACCGGACGCCCTTGCGACGGGCCAGGACAGCGGCCTCCTCCATGAGCCGGGTGGTGACCGAGAACGGCGAACAGGGCGCCACCGCGATCTGCAACATCGCGTCCGGCGACGGATCGTGCCAGCGGTCGATCGCCGCCTCGGTGGCCGCCAGCGCCTCGTCAGTTTCCTCGACGACGTGGTCCGGTGGGAGGCCACCGTCCTTGCGGCTCAGGTCCATCGAGCCACGGGTCGGGTGGAACCGCAGCCCGATCCGGCGGGCCGCCTCGATCTCGGCCGCCAGCACGTCGCCGCCGTCCCGGGGGAAGACGTAGTGGTGATCCATCGACGTGGTGCACCCGGACAGCGCCAGCCAGCCCAGGCCGGCGCCGGCCGCCGCGCCGACGATCTCCGCGTCGAGCCGGCCCCAGATCGGGTAGAGCGTGGTCAGCCAGCCGAACAGGGTCTCGTCGAGGGCGAGGCCGCGGGTGGCCCACTGATAAAGGTGGTGATGGGTGTTCACCAGTCCCGGAGTGACCAGGCAGCCCGACCCGTCGAATCTCTGCCCGGGAACATCGGATCTTCCGGTGCCGACAGCGGCGATCCGGCCGTCGTCGCCGACCACGACATGGCCATCGGTGTACTCCGTGCCCTCGCCGTCGACCGTGGCGATCGCAGCGTTCTCGATGATGATCACAGCCACCACTCCGCCAGGGCCGGGGGCGCGTCATCGCGGGTCACGGTGCCTTCGATCAACCCGTACGGCCGGTCGCCGGCGATGAACACCTCGTTGTCGTTGGCCAGGTCGAACCGGGAGAGATCGACCAGGTAGTGATGCTTGTTCGGCAGGGCCAGCCGCACCTCGGCAATCTCCGGGCGGGCGGTCAGGACCTCGTTTCCCATCGCGTACAGGGTCTGCTGCAGCGAATAGCTGTAGGTGCCGACGAACGCCCTCACCAGCGCGTCCAGCGCTCCCGTGAACGACTTGCCCCAATCGGTGTCGTCGCCGAGGTGCCGCCAGCGCGCGTCGACCGCGGTGGCCAGGATCCGGTCGGTGGCCGGCGGCAACGTCGTGAACCTGTCCTCGACGAAGCCGTGGAACTCGGAATCCGTCGAGTTCAGCAGCACCAGCCCGGTGACGCCGGAGACCACCTGAACGGCATCCGCGGTCACCGTCACCACGGTCGTCCTCGTGTGGTCGCCGCGTTTCTGGAACGAGTGCGGGCCGAGCCGGTCCCACGCGAACGACTCGATCGAGATCTTCGCGGTGTGCACCTGCTCCTGGGTCGCGACGAAGTGCCGGCCCAGGAGCAGCGCGAACGCCTCCGGCTCACCGACACCGTGCTCCTTGGCGAACGCGTAGACCGTGTTCTTCATCGTGTCGGTCGGCAGGACACCGGAGTTGTCGCCGGTCAGGTGGGTCGCGGCCAGGTCACCGGAGAGGGCGACGCTGACGTTGAGATCCACCAGAGCGTGCGTGTCACCGTCGCGGGACACCCGGACCAGCCGGGTCTCCGCCTTGCCGTAACGGTTCGGTCCGAGCACGATCGCCACGGCTCAGCTCCCTCGGTAGGTGGTGTAGCCGTACCGGCTGAGCAGCAGCGGCACGTGATAATGCCGGTCCGGGTCGTGCACGTGGAAGGCGACCGTGATCTCCGGGAAGAAGCAGTCACCGCCCAGGTAGGGCTCCACGTAGAAGAAGAGGCGGTAGCCGCCGGCCTGCCAGTCGTGCATCGGCACCCGGTAGCGCAGGCGGCCGTCGTCGTCGGTGCGCCCCTCGTCGACGGTGCGCCAGCCGTCCGAGTCGCGCCGCTCCAGCCGCACGTAGACGTCGCGGGCCGGATCGCCGGTCACGGTGTCCAGGATGTGTGTCGAGATCCGGGCGTGGACCTCGGCCGCGGTGCCGTCATCAGAGGGCATCAAGCACCCGCTCCAGCCGGAGCCGCGCGATCTTGCGCAGCTCGTCCCGGACGATCGCCCGCTCGGTCTCCTCGCCGTTGCCGAGACGCTCGCGTGCCGCGGCCAGGATCTCCGGCTGGCTCCGGCCGCTCGCGAAGATCAGGAAGACGTGGTCGAACCGAGCCTCGTACGCCCGGTTGGCCTCGATCAGGGCGGCCCTGGTGACGTCGTCAGCGGTCTGCGCCGCGGCTGACTGCTCGGTCCGGGACCAGGACGCCTCCTTCGAATCCCCGGCGGCCCGCTCGCCGATCCGCGGGTGCGCGGACAGGGCGCCCAGCACATCCGGCCAGCTCAGCGCGCTCGCGGCGGCATCGGCCGCGGCGAGCAGCCCGGCCCGGTCCGGATACGGCCGCTTGGCGATGATCTCGGCGCCCCAGGACGGCGCGGCCAGGCAGGCGAGCAGGTCCTTCTCCAGGCGCTCGGCGGGCAGCCCGTTGAAGGTCTCCACAGCGCTCACTCGTCACCTCCTTCACGATCTTGATCAGTCAAGCAGGATCGGTCCGTCGGATGCAGCGGCGGACCGAAGAATTAACACGGCCACCCTGCCACGAATCCCGGCCCGAAACATCGCCGGTCGCTCAGGCTGTGGACAACGGCGATGCGGTTCGGCGGGGCTGTGGACAACGCGCGGAGTTGTCGTACGCATGGGCCAGACTGGGCCCGTGCTGATCCCTGCCGACGCGTTGCCCGACCTTCCGGTCCGTCCTGTGCTGCCCGAGGTGGCCGGCACGCTGGCCGAGGCGGGAGCGGCCGTGCTGGTGGCGCCGCCGGGCACCGGCAAGACGACGCTGGTCCCACTGGCGCTCGCCGAGCCGGGCGGGCGCGTGATCGTCGCCGAGCCGCGCCGGGTCGCCGCACGGGCCGCGGCCCGCCGGATGGCCGCCCTGCTCGGCGAGAAGGTCGGCGCCCGGGTGGGCTATGCGGTTCGTGGCGACCGGCAGGTGTCCCGGGAGACCGTGGTCGAGGTGGTGACCACCGGCCTGCTGGTCCGCCGTCTGCAGAGCGATCCTGAGCTGGCCGGCACCACCACGGTCGTGCTCGACGAGTGCCACGAGCGGCATCTCGACTCCGATCTGGCGCTGGCGTTCCTGGTCGAGGTCCGCGCCGCGCTCCGGCCGGAGCTGCGGTTGCTCGCCACCTCGGCCACCGCCGACTCGGATCGGCTGGCCGCCGTCCTGGGCGGGGCGCCGGTGCTCACCGCCCACGCCCGCACCCATCCGGTGGAGGTGATCTGGGCACCACCGTCCGGACCGATCGCTCCCCCGCTCGGTCTGCGGGTCGATCCGCGGCTGCTCGACCACGTCGCGGCCACCACCCGCCGGGCGCTCGCCGAGGACGACGGCGACGTGCTGGTCTTCCTGCCCGGCGCCCGGGAGATCGACACTGTCGCCCGGCGGCTGGGCGGGGTGGACGCCGAGGTGCTCACCCTGCACGGCCGGCAGTCCGGCGCGACCCAGGACGCGGCCCTGCGCGCCGGGCCGCGGCGCCGGGTGGTGCTGGCGACGGCGGTCGCCGAGAGCAGCCTGACCGTGCCCGGAGTGCGCGCGGTGGTCGACGCGGGCCTCAGCCGGGTGCCGCGGATGGACCATGCCCGTGGTCTCGGCGCCCTGGCCACCGTGCCGGTCTCCCGGTCCTCTGCTGAGCAGCGCGCCGGACGGGCCGGGCGGGAAGCGCCCGGCCGGGTCTATCGCTGCTGGTCACCCGCGCTGCACGACCGGCTGCCCGCGCAGCCCGAGCCGGAGATCGCGGCTGCCGACCTCACCGGCTTCGTGCTGGACCTGGCGTTGTGGGGCCATCCGGACGGCAGTGGGCTCGCCCTCCCCGACCCACCACCGGCCGGGGCGCTGCGGGCCGCCACCGCGACGCTGCACGATCTCGGCGCCGTCGACGCGGACGGCCGGGTCACGCCACGCGGCCGGGCCCTGGCCGGCGCCGGCCTGCACCCACGCCTGGCCCGCGCCCTGCTGGACGGCGCGGCCGTCATCGGGCCACGCCGGGCTGCCGAGATCGTCGCGGTCCTGGACGACGACCGTTCCGCCGCGGGCGACGTGACAGCCGCCTGGCGCCGCGCCCGCAGCGACAACGACCAGGCCTGGCGTGCTGAGGTCCGCCGGCTCCTCGCCGCAGTGGACCGCGGCCGGCAACCAGACACCGACGCAGCAGGACCGACCGGCGAGACAGGCCCAACCGGCAAGGCGGCTCGGCTGCCGGATGACCTTGCGGCTGGGCTGGTGGTCGGGCTGGCCTTTCCCGAGCGCGTGGCACGGGTTCGGGAGCCGGGCGGGCGGGCCTATCTCATGGCCGGTGGGACCGCTGCAGCGCTGCCGGACGGCAGCCCGCTCGCCGGTGTGCCGTGGCTGGCGGTGGCCGGGGCCGATCGCACGGCCGGCTCGCGGACCGCGCGGATCCGCAGCGCCGCGCCGCTCGACGAGCCCACCGCCCTCGAGGTCGCTGCCACGCTGCTCACCGATGCCACCGAGATCGGCTGGACCGACGGTGACGTGGTGGCCCGGCAGGTGCGACGGCTCGGCGCGATCACGCTGGCCTCGGTCCGGCTCGCCGACCCCGATCCGGCCCTGATCCGGGACGCCCTGGTCACCGGCGTGCGGGAGTCCGGCCTAGGCCTGCTCACCTGGACCCGCAACGCCGAGGAGCTGCGCAACCGGCTGGCCTTCGCCCATGCCGCGCTCGGCGAGCCCTGGCCGGACGTCTCCGACGCTGCCCTCCTGGAGACCCTGCCGGACTGGCTCGACCTCGGTTCCGCCCGCCGCCGCGCTGACCTGGCAAAACTCGATGTCGCCGCCGGGCTGCGCCGGCTGCTGCCGTGGTCGGTGGCGGGCCGGCTGGACGAGATCGCTCCCGAGCGGCTGCCGGTGCCGAGCGGGTCGCAGATCCGCGTCGACTACACCGATCCGGCGGCGCCGGTGCTCGCGGTCAAGGTGCAGGAGGCGTTCGGTTGGCGGGTGGCGCCCCGCCTGGCCGACGGGCGGGTGCCGGTCCTGCTGCACCTGCTCTCCCCAGCCGGGCGGCCGGTTGCGGTCACCCGGGACCTGGCCTCCTTCTGGGTGCAGGGCTATCCGCAGGTGCGGGCCGAGATGCGCGGGCGGTATCCGCGCCACCCCTGGCCGGAGGACCCGACCACCGCGGTACCCACTCGGCGGGCTAACCCACGCTCCAGATGACCTGGAGACTTCGGTGCCGGGGTCTCGCCGGCGCGGCCGGCAGGGCATCGGAACCGCACCGCGGTGGGTGGATCGGAGACCGCGCAGGTCCGGGGACGGGCTGGGGAGGCGTCATTCGAGGGACCCCTTCCCGTAAGCGTTCACACCCGCTCCGGATGTAGTCACACCCGCAGCGGGTGTGGTGGCATCCGAGAATCACGGGCACTTCGCAGCGGATGACGTGCGGGAGCGTGGTGGATCGGGAGACGTGGTGGATCGGGAGACGTGGTGGATCGGGTGACCCAGGGCGCTCCCGATCAACCGCGCTGCGCCGACGTCGTCGGACAGGAACGACGGCGGCGGGAACTGGGCTCCGGCAGGGTGCTGATCAGCTGTTCAGTCTGCTGAGTGGTACTGGGGCGCCGAACAGGTAGCCCTGGCCGAGAGGGCAGCCCAGCCCGGCCAGCGCCTGCGAGCGTTCCGGTGTCTCCAGGCCTTCGGCCACCACGGTGATGCCGAGTTCGGCGCAGATCGCCAGCACCGAGCGGCAGAGTGCGCCGGCCCGGTTCGGTTCGCCGCTCATGTCGGTCAGCGTGGAGTCGAGCTTGACGATGTCGACCGGGATGGAGTGCAGCTGCGCCAGGGCGTTGTAGCCGCTGCCGAAGTCGTCCAGGGCGACGCGTACGCCGAGGTCCCGCAACCGGGCGACGACGGCGGCCGCGCGTGGCAGGTCGGGGATCCGCAGCGTTTCGGTGATCTCGATGATCAGCCGGCCCGCCGGTACGCCGTGCCGTTCCAGGGCCGCCGTCACCGCTTCCTCGAGGCCCTCCTGGCCGAGCCGCCCGGCGGAGACGTTGACGTGCAGGTCGATCGGGCGGCCGAAACGCTCGGCCAGGGCGGCGGCGTCGGCGCAGGCGCGGTCCAGTACGAAGTCGTCGATCGCGGCGACCAGGCCGGTGCGTTCGGCCATGGTGACGAAGACGTCAGGGTGGACCCGGCCGGCCACCGGGTCGGTCCAGCGGGCGAGCGCCTCGACGGCGACCGTCGCGCTGTCGGTGAGCCGCACGATCGGCTGGTAGTGCACCTCGAAACCGGCGGCGGCCGGGCTGCCGCCCTCGGCGAGAGCACCGGCCAGCAGTTGGGGCAGGTCGGCGTTCGGGACGGTGTCGCGGGGGCCGCTATACCGGACGAGTGCGCCCTTGCCGTGGCGTTTCACCGCGTACATGGCGGCATCGGCGCGGCGCAGCAGGATGTCGGCGGAGAGCTGGTCGCCCGGTTCGGCGGTGACCAGGCCGATGCTGACGCCGACGCCGACCGAGCGGCCGTCGATCACATACGGCTCGCGGAGCGCGGCCAGAACACGCTGCCCGATCGCCTCGGCCTCGGCAGCAGCAGACGAGCCGGCTACAGACGAACCATCAGAGCCAGCAGCGGCCGCAGCAGCAGGCGAAGCGGAGCCAGCAGAGGCAGACGAGACAGAGGCCGCAGCAGCAGGCGAAGCGGAGGCCGCAGCAGCAGGCGAGGCGGAGGCAGCAGCGGCAGGCGAAGCGGAGGCGGCGGAGGAAGGCGAGGCGGGTGAGGCGGCGAAGGCGGAGTCAGCGGCCCGGCGTGGAGTCCAGTCAGCAGCGGGGCTCACCCGTACCCCCGCCGCGGACAACACATAGCGACGCCCACCGAGACGCTGCCTGATGACCGTGCGCAACCGGCCGGCAGGCGGCCGCGGCAGCGGCGCCGGCTCGCCGCCCTGGTCCAGGACCACGGCGAATTCGTCGCCGCCGAGCCGGGCCACCAGGTCGGTGGAACGCACGCAGGCGCGCATCCGCTCACCCACGGCGTGCAGCACCCGGTCGCCCATGGCGTGCCCGAAGGTGTCGTTGATCAGCTTGAAGTCGTCCAGGTCGGCGAAGAGCACGGCGACCGGCGCCTGCCGGCTCTCGTGCGCCTCCACCGCGAGCACCAGCCGCTCCCGGAACAGCGCGCGGTTGGGCAGGCCGGTGAGGGAGTCGTGGTACGCCTGGTGGTGCAACCGCTGCTGCGTCTCGGCGACCCGGTCCAGCAGCACGGTGTTGTCCATGATCGTCAGCATCTGGCGGGTGACGACCAGGGCCAGGCCGAGCCAGCCGAGGTACGCCTGGAACGGCGTCAACGGATCCCCGGCGACCGTACGCGCCGCCAGCACCACCCCGGCCACCAGCACCGGACCGTACGGGATGAGCAGGTGGAACCAGTCCCGTTCGAGAAGCGCCGTGACCGGCCGGTCCGGGTTGGCCCGGTTCGGGCTGAGTGCCGCCACCGCGACGAACACCGGTCCGAGCAGGTATCCCGCGGTCTCCAGCCAGACCGGCCCGGTGCTCAGCAGCCGGACCGTGTCGGCGGTGCCGAACGCGAGCAGGGCCGCGCCGATCAGCCGGAGCGGGCGCCGCCCGGCCGGCGAGTCGGGCCGGGTGGTGAGCAGCAGGCCGACCATGGTGAGCAGCACCAGGTCGGCGATCGGGTACGCGAGCAGGCCCGTTTCCAGACTGTCGGGCACCGGGTCGCCGGGAATCACCGACCAGATCAGCGCCAGCACCGAGCCGGTGATGAGCACGCTGTCGAGGACCAGGGCCACCTGGTCGCGCCGCGGTGAGGTGGGCACCGGCCGCGGACGGGTGTGTGTCGCGGCGAGCAGGCCGAACAGCATGCACGCGGGCAGCACGAGGAAACCGATGTCGGTGAGCGGACCGGGCAGGCTCCGCTCGTGGCCGGCCAGTGCCTGGACCACCAGGCCGAGCCGGGTCAGCGACCAGACGAGCAGGCCGGCGGCGGCGAGGAACCGCCAGTACCGCCGGACGCCGGCCCGGTGCCGTGCGGCCACGAAGCATACGCCCGCGGCGAGCAGCCCGGCGACCAGTTGCACCGCGTCGCTGTAGAGGCGCGAGGCGCCGGGCGCGAGTTCGCCGAGGGCGACCACCACCAGGACGAGCGCCAAGGTGCCGAGCAACCGCACCGTCGTGATCACCACCAGTTGTTCCGAGCCACGATGGTCGCGGCCGGAGTAACCTACCTGCTTCAGTCTCCGGCGGTCACGTCGGCGATGATCACGGTGACGTTGTCCGGGCCGCCGCCGCGCAGAGCCAGGTCGACCAGGCGTTCCGCGCAGGCCTTCGGGTCCGGGATGCTGCGCATCTCCTGCTCGAGCACCGGGTCGGGGACCACACCGGTGAGGCCGTCGCTGCACAGCAGCCAGCGGTCGTTGAGCACCGGTTCGACGATCACGTACGCCGGGCTGACCGGCTCGCCCTGCAGGACCCGGGTGACGACCGCCCGGCGTGGGTGGCCGGCCGCCTCTTCCGGCTTGAGCAGGCCCTGGTCGATCAGCATCTGGACGTACGTGTCGTCCTTGGTGAGCTGGTTGAGCCGCCCGTCGCGCAGCAGGTACGCCCGGGAGTCCCCGACGTGTGCCATCGCTGCCCGCTCGCCGTTGAAGAGCACCGCGGTCAGCGTGGTGCCCATGCCGGCCAGCGAGGGGTCGGCCGCGACG is part of the Actinoplanes sp. NBC_00393 genome and harbors:
- a CDS encoding PP2C family protein-serine/threonine phosphatase; its protein translation is MTLHLRWAGVTDQGHVRSNNEDCHYAGDRLIVVADGMGGMAAGDLASRVAIEAMVSLDVPIDTEHQMDALHKALEVANGRIAECVAADPSLAGMGTTLTAVLFNGERAAMAHVGDSRAYLLRDGRLNQLTKDDTYVQMLIDQGLLKPEEAAGHPRRAVVTRVLQGEPVSPAYVIVEPVLNDRWLLCSDGLTGVVPDPVLEQEMRSIPDPKACAERLVDLALRGGGPDNVTVIIADVTAGD
- a CDS encoding 8-oxoguanine deaminase → MIIIENAAIATVDGEGTEYTDGHVVVGDDGRIAAVGTGRSDVPGQRFDGSGCLVTPGLVNTHHHLYQWATRGLALDETLFGWLTTLYPIWGRLDAEIVGAAAGAGLGWLALSGCTTSMDHHYVFPRDGGDVLAAEIEAARRIGLRFHPTRGSMDLSRKDGGLPPDHVVEETDEALAATEAAIDRWHDPSPDAMLQIAVAPCSPFSVTTRLMEEAAVLARRKGVRLHTHLAETDDEEEFCRKQFGCTPVEYAERVGWLGDDVWLAHGVHLDDSAIARLGATGTGVAHCPSSNARLGAGVARVRELLDHGVPVGLGVDGSASQEVSHLGAELRQALYTARLRGGPKAMDARAALRLGTIGGARCLGRQDDLGSLEVGKLADLVLWRLDGLGHDGIDDKVAALVFGPPARVELALVGGRPVVERGELVHADADVLTAEARRAHRRLMQAT
- the uraH gene encoding hydroxyisourate hydrolase, whose amino-acid sequence is MPSDDGTAAEVHARISTHILDTVTGDPARDVYVRLERRDSDGWRTVDEGRTDDDGRLRYRVPMHDWQAGGYRLFFYVEPYLGGDCFFPEITVAFHVHDPDRHYHVPLLLSRYGYTTYRGS
- the hrpB gene encoding ATP-dependent helicase HrpB is translated as MPADALPDLPVRPVLPEVAGTLAEAGAAVLVAPPGTGKTTLVPLALAEPGGRVIVAEPRRVAARAAARRMAALLGEKVGARVGYAVRGDRQVSRETVVEVVTTGLLVRRLQSDPELAGTTTVVLDECHERHLDSDLALAFLVEVRAALRPELRLLATSATADSDRLAAVLGGAPVLTAHARTHPVEVIWAPPSGPIAPPLGLRVDPRLLDHVAATTRRALAEDDGDVLVFLPGAREIDTVARRLGGVDAEVLTLHGRQSGATQDAALRAGPRRRVVLATAVAESSLTVPGVRAVVDAGLSRVPRMDHARGLGALATVPVSRSSAEQRAGRAGREAPGRVYRCWSPALHDRLPAQPEPEIAAADLTGFVLDLALWGHPDGSGLALPDPPPAGALRAATATLHDLGAVDADGRVTPRGRALAGAGLHPRLARALLDGAAVIGPRRAAEIVAVLDDDRSAAGDVTAAWRRARSDNDQAWRAEVRRLLAAVDRGRQPDTDAAGPTGETGPTGKAARLPDDLAAGLVVGLAFPERVARVREPGGRAYLMAGGTAAALPDGSPLAGVPWLAVAGADRTAGSRTARIRSAAPLDEPTALEVAATLLTDATEIGWTDGDVVARQVRRLGAITLASVRLADPDPALIRDALVTGVRESGLGLLTWTRNAEELRNRLAFAHAALGEPWPDVSDAALLETLPDWLDLGSARRRADLAKLDVAAGLRRLLPWSVAGRLDEIAPERLPVPSGSQIRVDYTDPAAPVLAVKVQEAFGWRVAPRLADGRVPVLLHLLSPAGRPVAVTRDLASFWVQGYPQVRAEMRGRYPRHPWPEDPTTAVPTRRANPRSR
- the uraD gene encoding 2-oxo-4-hydroxy-4-carboxy-5-ureidoimidazoline decarboxylase, which gives rise to MSAVETFNGLPAERLEKDLLACLAAPSWGAEIIAKRPYPDRAGLLAAADAAASALSWPDVLGALSAHPRIGERAAGDSKEASWSRTEQSAAAQTADDVTRAALIEANRAYEARFDHVFLIFASGRSQPEILAAARERLGNGEETERAIVRDELRKIARLRLERVLDAL
- the pucL gene encoding factor-independent urate hydroxylase, yielding MAIVLGPNRYGKAETRLVRVSRDGDTHALVDLNVSVALSGDLAATHLTGDNSGVLPTDTMKNTVYAFAKEHGVGEPEAFALLLGRHFVATQEQVHTAKISIESFAWDRLGPHSFQKRGDHTRTTVVTVTADAVQVVSGVTGLVLLNSTDSEFHGFVEDRFTTLPPATDRILATAVDARWRHLGDDTDWGKSFTGALDALVRAFVGTYSYSLQQTLYAMGNEVLTARPEIAEVRLALPNKHHYLVDLSRFDLANDNEVFIAGDRPYGLIEGTVTRDDAPPALAEWWL
- a CDS encoding putative bifunctional diguanylate cyclase/phosphodiesterase, with product MAARHRAGVRRYWRFLAAAGLLVWSLTRLGLVVQALAGHERSLPGPLTDIGFLVLPACMLFGLLAATHTRPRPVPTSPRRDQVALVLDSVLITGSVLALIWSVIPGDPVPDSLETGLLAYPIADLVLLTMVGLLLTTRPDSPAGRRPLRLIGAALLAFGTADTVRLLSTGPVWLETAGYLLGPVFVAVAALSPNRANPDRPVTALLERDWFHLLIPYGPVLVAGVVLAARTVAGDPLTPFQAYLGWLGLALVVTRQMLTIMDNTVLLDRVAETQQRLHHQAYHDSLTGLPNRALFRERLVLAVEAHESRQAPVAVLFADLDDFKLINDTFGHAMGDRVLHAVGERMRACVRSTDLVARLGGDEFAVVLDQGGEPAPLPRPPAGRLRTVIRQRLGGRRYVLSAAGVRVSPAADWTPRRAADSAFAASPASPSSAASASPAAAASASPAAAASASPAAAASVSSASAGSASPAAAAAAGSDGSSVAGSSAAAEAEAIGQRVLAALREPYVIDGRSVGVGVSIGLVTAEPGDQLSADILLRRADAAMYAVKRHGKGALVRYSGPRDTVPNADLPQLLAGALAEGGSPAAAGFEVHYQPIVRLTDSATVAVEALARWTDPVAGRVHPDVFVTMAERTGLVAAIDDFVLDRACADAAALAERFGRPIDLHVNVSAGRLGQEGLEEAVTAALERHGVPAGRLIIEITETLRIPDLPRAAAVVARLRDLGVRVALDDFGSGYNALAQLHSIPVDIVKLDSTLTDMSGEPNRAGALCRSVLAICAELGITVVAEGLETPERSQALAGLGCPLGQGYLFGAPVPLSRLNS